A region of the Heptranchias perlo isolate sHepPer1 unplaced genomic scaffold, sHepPer1.hap1 HAP1_SCAFFOLD_855, whole genome shotgun sequence genome:
gattccagcctgtaactcactccggggtatctgttattctatatataaaccccctgaacccctcgattagattccagtctgtaactcactctcgggtatctgttattctatgtataaaccccccgaacccctcgattagattccagtctgtaactcactcccgggtatctgttattctatatataaaccccccgaacccctcgattagattccagcctgtaactcactcccgggtatctgttattctatatataaaccccccgaacccctcgattagattccagcctgtaactcactcccgggtatctgttattctacatataaaccccccgaacccctcgattagattccagcctgtaactcactccggggtatctgttattctatatataaaccccccgaacccctcgattagattccagcctgtaactcactcccgggtatctgttattctacagataaaccccccgaacccctcgattagattccagtctgtaactcactcccgggtatctgttattctatatataaacccccccgaacccctcgattagattccagcctgtaactcactcccgggtatccgttattctacatataaaccccccgaacccctcgattagattccagtctgtaactcactcccaggtatctgttattctatatataaaccccccgaacccctcgattagattccagtctgtaactcacacccgggtatctgttattctatatataaaccccccgaacccctcgattagattccaacctgtaactcactcccgggtatctgttattctatatataaacccccccgagcccctcgattagattccagcctgcaactcacacccgggtatctgttattctatatgtaaaccccccgaacccctcgattagattccagtctgtaactcactcccgggtatctgttattctatatataaaccccccgaacccctcgaatagattccagcctgtaactcactcccgggtatctgttattctatatataaaccccccgaacccctcgaatagattccagcctgtaactcactcccgggtatctgttattctatatataaaccccctgaacccctcgattagattccagcctgtaactcactcccgggtatctgttattctatatataaaccccctgaacccctcgattagattccagcctgtaactcactcccgggtatctgttattctatatataaacccccccgaacccctcgattcgattccagcctgtaactcactcccgggtatctgttattctatatataaaccccacgaacccctcgattagattccagcctgtaactcactcccgggtatctgttattctatatataaaccccccgaaccactcgattcgattccagtctgtaactcactcccgggtatctgttattctatatataaacccccccgaacccctcgattagattccagtctgtaactcactcccgggtatctgttattctatatataaaccccccgaacccctcgattagattccagtctgtaactcactcccaggtatctgatattctatatataaacccctcgaacccctcgattagattccagtctgtaactcactcccaggtatctgttattctatatataaaccccccgaaccactcgattagattccagtctgtaactcactcccgggtatctgttattctatatataaaccccccgaacccctcgattagattccagcctgtaactcactcccgggtatctgttattctatatataaaccccccgaacccctcgattagattccagcctgtaactcactcccgggtatctgttattctatatataaaccccccgaacccctcgattagattccagcctgtaactcactcccgggtatctgttattctatatataaaccccccctgaacccctcgattagattccagcctgtaactcactcccgggtatccgttattctatatataaacccccccgaacccctcgattagattccagcctgtaactcactcccgggtatctgttattctatatataaaccccccgaacccctcgattagattccagtctgcaactcactcccgggtatctgttattcgatatataaaccccccgaacccctcgattagattccaacctgtaactcactcccgggtatctgttattctatatataaaccccccgaacccctcgattagattccagcctgtaactcactcccgggtatctgttattctatatataaacccccccgaacccctcgattagattccagcctgtaactcactcccgggtatctgttattctatatataaaccccccgaacccctcgattagattccagtctgcaactcactcccgggtatctgttattcgatatataaaccccccgaacccctcgattagattccaacctgtaactcactcccgggtatctgttattctatatataaaccccccgaacccctcgattagattccagtctgcaactcactcccgggtatctgttattcgatatataaaccccccgaacccctcgattagattccaacctgtaactcactcccgggtatctgttattctatatataaaccccccgaacccctcgattagattccagcctgtaactcactcccgggtatctgttattctatatataaacccccccgaacccctcgattagattccagcctgtaactcactcccgggtatctgttattctatatataaaccccccgaacccctcgattagattccagcctgtaactcactcccgggtatctgttattctatatataaaccccccgaacccctcgattagattccagcctgtaactcactcccgggtatctgttattctatgtataaaccccccgaacccctcgattagattccagcctgtaactcactcccgggtatctgttattctatatataaaccccccgaacccctcgattagattccagcctgtaactcactcccgggtatctgttattctatatataaacccctcgaacccctcgattagattccagcctgtaactcactcccgggtatctgttattctatatataaaccccccgaacccctcgattagattccagtctgtaactcactcccaggtatctgttattctatatataaaccccccgaacccctcgattagattccagcctgtaactcactcccgggtatctgttattctatatataaaccccccgaacccctcgattagattccagcctgtaactcactcccgggtatctgttattctatatataaaccccccgaacccctcgattagattccagcctgtaactcactcccgggtatctgttattctatatataaaccccccgaacccctcgattagattccagcctgtaactcactcccgggtatctgttattcgatatataaaccccccgaacccctcgaatagattccagcctgtaactcactcccgggtatctgttattctatatataaaccccccgaacccctcgattagattccagcctgtaactcactcccgggtatctgttattctttttataaaccccccgaacccctcgattagattccagcctgtaactcactcccgggtatctgttattctatatataaaccccccgaacccctcgattagattccagcctgtaactcactcccgggtatctgttattctatatataaacccccccgaacccctcgattagattccagcctgtaactcactcccgggtatctgttattctatatataaaccccctgaacccctcgattagattccagcctgtaactcactcccgggtatctgttattctatatataaaccccccgaacccctcgattagattccagtctgtaactcactcccgggtatccgttattctatatataaaccccccgaacccctcgattagattccagcctgtaactcactcccgggtatctgttattctatatataaaccccccgaacccctcgattagattccagcctgtaactcactcccgggtatctgttattcgatatataaacccccccgaacccctcgattagattccagtctgtaactcactcccgggtatctgttattctatatataaaccccccgaacccctcgattagattccagtctgtaactcactcccgggtatctgttattctatatataaaccccccgaacccctcgattagattccagtctgtaactcactcccgggtatccgttattctatatataaaccccccgaacccctcgattagattccagcctgtaactcactcccgggtatctgttattctatatataaacccccccgaacccctcgattagattccagcctgtaactctcactcccgggtatctgttattctatatataaaccccccgaacccctcgattagattccagtctgtaactcactcccgggtatctgttattctatatataaaccccccgaacccctcgattagattccagcctgtaactcactcccgggtatctgttattctatatataaacccccccgaacccctcgattagattccagcctgtaactcacccacTCTCAATTTTTGTTCACTTTACAATATATTTCACCATCAATAAGGTTCAGAAATTCTACCCAGTTTCTGATTAAGACATTGCTAATTAAAGTGCACAGTTTGAATTCTAAGCTCTGTGTACTTTAAGAGTCCAATTATAATTTTGCCGACAGCATCTTCCTGCCCCCTTTAAGGGGATTCCCCCTGATGAGTGGGGATTTCCAGTTGAAAGTGACGCTGCAGGGGGATGTCCCGCTTCCCCCTCGATGCCAATTGGTCGGAGAGGGGGGCGGTGCCTATCCCTGATTGCCAGGTGGGCGGGGCTTGGCCCCTTCCGGGttgcactcccctgcccttccaaCATTGTGCTGTGAACTTTTGGGGAAGTTTTTGTGACTTGCTTTTCTTGTTCAGATGCGTTGAGATCAGAGTggcgagtgagtgagggagggagggagggagggagagcatcccaggttcaggggagggggacatcaggggtgaGGGTACCAACCAGCCCGCTGGTCCAGGGACCCAGGCCCCCAGAAGGGACGGActtcagggagagggagacagactcaCCGTCTCCCCGCCTGCTCCAggtgcctccaacaaccaccctCCCCATCGGCCGCCCAGTCTCCGAGGCCCGAGCAGGTAACGGTTAAATTTCTTTCCTGGGGTGGTGCTtggcggggggaggtggggaagagtcctgctgggatgtgtgtgtgtgtgtgtcggaggtggggtgggggcgtaGGTGTGAGGGTATTCGAACAGGGGTTTCCCTGGTCCTTTATCAGGGAGGATGCCAAGGGTGGGGCGGGCGATGGTGGGGGGCTGGGCTACGATTGGGTTCTCAGTGCCCccctggggggggttggggaggatgTGGGGAGGGCGCTGGTAATCAGCTGCCGATCAGCATCCAGCGACTCGTGCTGGGTggggagcggggcagtggggcggggggggaaatccAGCGAGGGCAGGATCGGCAACCTATTCCCAGTCGGAAATCCTCCCGTCCGGGACGGTCGGGCGAGGGTACCAGAGGAGGAGGGTGGCGGGAGGTCGTGGAACCtggctccccctccctcgccccccccccgccgacggCCCCTACagcgtgaggggagggaggagggagagggaggggaaaagagGCGCCATTTTGAAATGAATCAATGATCTGGAACCTTCTGACCggtgtttccccccccccgctcccccctcactTTTTAAGATGGAGGCCGCGACGAGCAGCATCAAACCAGCGTGCGCCCTGTACATCTTGACCAAGGACCAGGCCGGGAGGTCGAAGGTCGCCAGGGGCAGCCTGCTGACGGCGGACTGGGAGCAGGCCGGGAGGTCGAAGGTCACCAAGGGCGGCCTGCTGACGACGATGGCGGACAGGGAGCAGGGCGGCCAGCCCAGGAAGGGCCCGCTGCGGGTCAGGGCGCTGGAGTGGGGCGAGGCCCTGACCGTGGAGGAGAGGGACGTCAGGGAACTGGACCGGGCAACCTTCGACCTACTGGGGGCGGTGACCGACCCCGAGGAGCGGCTGGCCATGTCTCGCAGTGAGCAAAGGCTGGCTTGGCTGGCCTCCCTCCGCACTGGGGCCAGGGTCCGTGTCCAGATCACCTCCTCCTCCAAAGAGAAGGCCCTGGGGGTTGTCCGTTTCCGAGGGCCCATCGCCATGTCCAAGCCCCTCTCCGCGACCTATTTCGGCATTGAGTTACTGGTACCTAAGGGTTAATCCTCCATTAATTAGGTCCTCttatgtgggagagagagggactgagagacaccagtcagtgtacagatatcaccctgagagagagggaatgagagacaccagtcagtgtacagatatcaccctgagggagagggactgagagacaccagtcagtgtacagatatcaccctgagggagagggactgagagacaccagtcagtgtacagatatcaccctgagggagagggactgagagacaccagtcagtgtacagatatcaccctgagggagagggactgagagacaccagtcagtgtacagatatcaccctgagagagagggaatgagagacaccagtcagtgtacagatatcaccctgagggagagggactgagagacaccagtcagtgtacagatatcaccctgagggagagggactgagagacaccagtcagtgtacagatatcaccctgagagagagggactgagagacatctgtcagtgtacagatatcaccctgagggagagggactgagagacaccagtcagtgtacagatatcaccctgagagagagggactgagagacaccagtcagtgtacagatatcaccctgagagagagggactgagagacaccagtcagtgtacagatatctccctgagagagagggactgagagacaccagtcagtgtacagatatcaccctgagggagagggactgagagacaccagtcagtgtacagatatcaccctgagagagagggactgagagacaccagtcagtgtacagatatc
Encoded here:
- the LOC137319523 gene encoding ubiquitin carboxyl-terminal hydrolase CYLD-like isoform X2 codes for the protein MEAATSSIKPACALYILTKDQAGRSKVARGSLLTADWEQAGRSKVTKGGLLTTMADREQGGQPRKGPLRVRALEWGEALTVEERDVRELDRATFDLLGAVTDPEERLAMSRSEQRLAWLASLRTGARVRVQITSSSKEKALGVVRFRGPIAMSKPLSATYFGIELLGAASKKGFTDGMIQGRRFFSCGENGGVFVPASRLETAEEGDREASWPGLEIGSKVFVKLDNTSQFGIVKFCDVVPGKAENGVLVGIELDNPVGGWNGRFNGRQLCTFSDSVYGIILPLVHVHL
- the LOC137319523 gene encoding ubiquitin carboxyl-terminal hydrolase CYLD-like isoform X3; its protein translation is MEAATSSIKPACALYILTKDQAGRSKVARGSLLTADWEQAGRSKVTKGGLLTTMADREQGGQPRKGPLRVRALEWGEALTVEERDVRELDRATFDLLGAVTDPEERLAMSRSEQRLAWLASLRTGARVRVQITSSSKEKALGVVRFRGPIAMSKPLSATYFGIELLGAASKKGFTDGMIQGRRFFSCGENGGVFVPASRLETAEEGDREASWPGLEIGSKVFVKLDNTSQFGIVKFCDVVPGKAENGVLVGIEL